One genomic region from Yamadazyma tenuis chromosome 4, complete sequence encodes:
- the VMA11 gene encoding v-type proton ATPase 16 kDa proteolipid subunit 2 (COG:P; EggNog:ENOG503P3B0) — protein MSEVLAQEYTPGFAPFFGFAGCAVAMVLSCAGAAIGTAKSGIGISGIGTFKPELIMRSLIPVVMSGILAVYGLVVAVLIAGGLDPSQDYTLFKGFMHLACGLSVGFACLASGYSIGIVGDEGVRQFMHQPRLFVGIVLILIFAEVLGLYGLIIALILNTKGSE, from the coding sequence ATGTCAGAAGTTCTTGCTCAAGAGTATACTCCAGGATTCGCACCGTTCTTTGGGTTTGCAGGCTGTGCTGTAGCCATGGTGTTATCATGTGCGGGTGCCGCCATTGGAACCGCCAAGTCTGGAATTGGTATTTCAGGTATTGGTACCTTCAAACCTGAATTGATCATGAGATCCTTAATTCCCGTCGTCATGTCGGGAATCTTGGCAGTGTAtgggttggtggtggcggtCTTGATTGCCGGAGGCTTGGACCCCAGCCAAGACTATACACTTTTCAAAGGATTCATGCATTTGGCCTGTGGGTTATCAGTTGGGTTTGCTTGCTTAGCATCCGGATATTCGATTGGAAtagttggtgatgaagggGTGAGACAGTTCATGCATCAGCCTCGTTTGTTTGTGGGGATCGTATTGATCTTAATTTTTGCTGAAGTTTTGGGGTTGTACGGCTTGATTATTGCATTAATATTGAATACCAAAGGCAGTGAGTAA
- the ATG3 gene encoding E2-like enzyme (COG:U; BUSCO:EOG09263WZ2; EggNog:ENOG503NXTG), with amino-acid sequence MSIRSKLSSLRDYLTPINNTSNFTTTGEISPDEFVIAGDYLVYKFPTWEWSSAPSKLQKSYLPPDKQYLITKHVPSHERAYTYLGIDATLDESEEELEDGWVKSHKISESAKSSDSIDDAKPSEIQDNDHNDNNDIDDLIDETAELELAEDEFEDLSKGNHSSLRKYDLYITYSTSYRVPKLYLVGFSSSGIPLLPKQMFEDISSDYRDRTATIEKLPTSFNTTSVSIHPCKHASVMRVLMEHAKQSQLKRKLKDRDEDDESEDVKPKDEDEDDELGVRADQYLIIFLKFIASVTPGIEYDYTMEVL; translated from the coding sequence ATGCTGATTAGATCCAAACTTTCATCTTTAAGAGACTATCTCACACCCATCAATAACACATCTaatttcaccaccaccggcgAGATCTCCCCTGATGAGTTTGTGATAGCTGGAGACTATTTGGTGTATAAGTTTCCCACATGGGAGTGGTCATCTGCCCCTTCAAAACTACAGAAATCTTATTTGCCTCCTGACAAACAGTATTTGATTACCAAACATGTTCCTAGTCATGAAAGAGCGTATACATACTTGGGAATTGACGCGACCCTAGATGAGCTGGAGGAGGAGTTAGAAGATGGCTGGGTCAAATCTCACAAGATCTCCGAATCAGCAAAATCTAGTGATTCCATTGATGATGCCAAACCAAGTGAAATACAAGATAATGACCATAATGATAATAACGACATAGATGATTTGATCGATGAAACCGCTGAGCTTGAACTTGCTGAAgacgagtttgaagatCTATCGAAGGGTAATCACTCCAGCTTGAGAAAGTATGATTTATACATCACATATTCCACCAGTTATAGGGTTCCCAAGCTCTATTTGGTCGGGTTTAGCTCAAGCGGGATCCCCTTGTTACCCAAGCAGATGTTTGAGGATATTTCATCCGATTATAGAGACAGAACTGCCACCATCGAGAAGTTACCCACAAGCTTCAACACCACATCTGTGTCTATTCACCCCTGTAAACACGCGTCCGTCATGCGGGTATTGATGGAGCATGCCAAGCAGTCACAATTGAAGCGGAAGCTCAAAGACCGcgacgaagatgacgaaCTGGAAGACGTGAAGCCaaaagacgaagatgaagatgatgagttgGGGGTGAGAGCAGACCAGTACTTGATTAtatttttgaagttcattgCCAGTGTTACCCCTGGAATAGAGTACGACTACACTATGGAAGTTTTATAG
- the LRO1 gene encoding phospholipid:diacylglycerol acyltransferase (BUSCO:EOG092610KH; EggNog:ENOG503NUWI; COG:I), producing the protein MAKQVGKKDKKQSIEEVAVNEGETTHLHHKYHPSDSNSEPRILKKKLHQSRRVIFILGAVIGLCCAVFFSTSSERLLLNDLDNYVNFDSFSDFFGEWRDMVPASFQSMISDIKSQESDRQLHGSAESFSVGQRMASTLNLKSKHNVVMVPGVISTGLESWGSSTDGDCPSINHFRKRLWGSFYMLRTMVLDKSCWLKHIMLDPETGLDPENVKVRAAQGFEAADFFIAGYWIWNKILQNLAVIGYGPDNMLSASYDWRLAYLDLEKRDHYFSKLKAQIELNYLLSGEQTTLIGHSMGSQVIFYFLKWVEAKGEYYGNGGSSWCNTYLAAVVDISGSSLGTPKTLTALMSGEMKDTVQLNALAVYGLEKFFSRKERSDMCRTFGGIPSMIPKGGDIIWGNLTHAPDDPTNTLATENALLNDSVSLKGSKSESFGTFIRLKSEKTGDRNLSLTDSIDLLLDTSPDWFSNRVREQYSFGIAHTQEELERNNHDHSKWANPLEASLPNAPGMKYYCFYGVGNPTERAYSYHDAEKESNLSFTIDSEAADPVYFGDGDGTVSLLTHSACHVWKKNNTIYNPGKVSVTVVEIKHEPDRFDIRGGAKTAEHVDILGSAELNELILKVVAGKGDTIEDRYISELKDIVAGMPLN; encoded by the coding sequence ATGGCTAAACAAGTTGGAAAGAAGGACAAGAAACAGTCAATAGAAGAGGTGGCCGTCAATGAGGGAGAAacaactcatcttcatcacaAGTATCATCCATCAGATTCAAACCTGGAACCTAGGATCCTTAAGAAAAAGTTGCACCAATCAAGAAGAGTAATCTTTATCTTAGGAGCTGTCATAGGATTGTGTTGTGCCGTATTTTTCTCTACTTCAAGTGAAAGACTCCTTCTAAATGACTTGGACAACTATGTCAATTTTGATTCCTTCAGCGACTTTTTCGGAGAGTGGAGAGATATGGTTCCGGCTTCATTCCAGTCAATGATATCTGATATCAAGTCCCAAGAAAGTGACAGACAGTTACATGGCTCGGCAGAATCGTTCTCTGTGGGCCAAAGAATGGCATCGACGCTCAACTTGAAATCTAAGCATAACGTGGTGATGGTTCCAGGAGTTATTTCAACTGGTCTTGAAAGTTGGGGTCTGTCTACCGATGGAGATTGTCCTTCAATCAACCACTTTAGAAAGAGATTATGGGGATCGTTTTATATGTTGAGGACTATGGTATTAGACAAAAGCTGTTGGTTAAAACATATTATGTTGGACCCTGAAACTGGGTTGGACCCTGAAAACGTCAAGGTGAGAGCTGCTCAAGGGTTTGAGGCAGCGGACTTCTTCATTGCCGGGTACTGGATCTGGAACAAAATCTTGCAGAATTTGGCAGTGATTGGCTATGGTCCAGACAATATGTTGAGTGCCAGTTATGATTGGAGGTTGGCctacttggacttggagaagCGTGATCATTATTTCTCCAAGTTAAAGGCACAAATCGAGTTGAACTACTTGTTGTCTGGAGAACAGACCACTTTGATCGGCCACTCTATGGGATCACAGGTGATCTTTTACTTTTTAAAATGGGTAGAAGCCAAAGGTGAGTACTACGGAAACGGTGGAAGTTCCTGGTGTAATACCTATCTTGCTGCTGTTGTCGACATCAGTGGGTCATCACTTGGAACTCCCAAGACTTTAACTGCTTTGATGTCTGGAGAAATGAAAGATACGGTACAATTGAATGCGTTAGCCGTATATGGTTTAGAGAAGTTTTTCAGTAGAAAGGAAAGAAGTGACATGTGCCGAACCTTTGGTGGTATCCCTTCAATGATTCCAAAAGGTGGTGATATCATCTGGGGAAACCTTACACATGCCCCTGATGATCCAACCAACACATTGGCTACTGAAAATGCTTTACTAAACGACTCGGTATCCCTTAAAGGTAGCAAATCAGAGTCATTTGGTACATTCATAAGGTTGAAGTCGGAAAAAACTGGGGATCGTAACTTAAGCTTGACTGACAGTATTGACTTGTTATTAGATACGTCCCCTGATTGGTTTTCCAACAGAGTCAGAGAACAATACTCATTTGGAATTGCTCATACACAAGaggaattggaaagaaACAATCATGATCATTCGAAATGGGCAAACCCATTAGAGGCAAGTTTGCCAAATGCCCCCGGTATGAAATACTATTGTTTTTATGGAGTGGGCAATCCCACCGAAAGAGCATATTCATATCACGATGCAGAAAAAGAATCGAACTTGAGTTTCACCATTGATTCAGAGGCTGCGGATCCGGTGTATTTTGGTGACGGAGATGGAACTGTTAGTTTATTAACGCACTCAGCATGTCACgtgtggaagaagaacaacacCATCTATAACCCAGGGAAAGTTTCCGTCACCGTCGTAGAAATAAAACATGAGCCTGATAGATTTGATATTAGAGGTGGTGCTAAAACAGCGGAACATGTTGATATTTTGGGGTCGGCTGAATTaaatgaattgattttAAAGGTGGTGGCTGGTAAAGGAGACACCATAGAAGACAGATATATCAGTGAATTAAAGGATATAGTCGCTGGGATGCCCTTGAACTAG
- the IQG1 gene encoding iqgap- protein (EggNog:ENOG503NVME; BUSCO:EOG09260GF5; COG:Z) produces the protein MSSPVKNIALKYLDSINDINDDISLRSPSKVPLQPSLRQNTKPTFNKSFPEEDLDKLARQLDVDPVSTPTKNALFRTKYQTPSVTVSSFKTPTTKSSTSSSKSGSPIKRHLAAFETPIKRSTEIPALKTDMTLSSKDKPYLSSPGNSTSTDSPGYEYLCRIEAIKNWLQQVMGEPIDKSAAEMISDIRNGIVLAKLANVILPTRKSVFTNPKLQFRHTENINRFFKLMDFLSVPDIFTFELTDLYDAKNVPKVWFCLHAMSYMLHKYNPEFPQIKSLVGRCEFCPEDIRTANRALVGAGLPNFSSADNNNDSTFDSIYMNRVINNSPTKLNVSSTFSRPSDTLSSPKKSDKFSDDPFNDKTSFRQPRTPDRSSPASARDEFYTPKSHSIRESMSDDVDYKDSRYYTPEIDDHLINIVKLQALSRGATFRYRMFVSKIMLRSYVDEFTHFNSIIRGNMARMRTIHRHRDEVLLFKHQIIDFQAISRSKLLRSKLTYDFNQHTDNVVRFQSIVRGSIVRQHVKSIKYNISMAEPSIIELQAQSKMLLVYPKVMTVLEQKALIEPSVVDFQSVARRLLYQRGKIVDLISNLKDCGGLINFQAVIRAKNLRNDFYGRIYVLQKVESKLTQLQSVARGGTVRTKLCNNVLITLMHEDVQMNSLFAKARGNMTRRSIGYTNAYLHHYEDEVVELQSRFRGLFMRFKRDVVLEDCYNNIGDIIALQSIIRGNVIRKEMNSIDSYYVKNMASVIKVQSHIKSNFAKRAYQSLITMRNPPLSIIRRFAYLLSDNDTDFEQELELAELKDRIIERSKANEELETLIENLDIKLGLLDKNKISIEDFIKNKFNHFKDIDEDVNIKNLEKLNKSSRERIECYQTLFYFLQTKPIYFVRLHESMELSIKETKEFKNLQKFIVLMYPIKDSSISHHSREEFFFMKLILSLMESDMKTHCSNLTDITKSSCCFWIDYFVHFNSHTYQRLHLKTMLGKTVMSVIDNDDLDFESDPSVINASLIDRDMRINGFSDRDVDASPQIAIKDPEVSNKFVENLMNLREYITSTLNILEAIVDKIPLHIRVVCSQAYKLSKLTYPDRSEMQHLAVAGVIFIKHYIQNIFQNPENFGFLANNSYNPGILKVKCKANLKALGRVMMQAFALKPFSDNFLKPLNEYLQSSVDLTRSIIVRLINVDDLETSYNLTDYDDIVTHDRPKLTMKVTDMAQIEKIIQNNIDMVAPSSDDQLYSVATQLNQAVNTAKDLVALTELGSLTLNLNPTTKEESIADTKGNALFTQVKRSVLYIIRVQEGDELLELLVAGITPDHERNFKEITHGERQVSQEANSGQKKKAYHKTSLGDLTKITYHDLKKNALETILQLEFMGLVHRNNSYQEILNQIAVDIKTKHSQRISRKSQLEIAIKTQEKLIEKERVLNRQHRDYNNHVESILSQLQSRPKDKKLFNIIPIFSKQYFYHRELKKSNRLPKFGSYKYSARKLIEQKVILDFAGALSARYNTSSKLDFMFSCHRVGIFTIEAASGSVSIPGAFASITLDELLNLQYESKDKYEVFDGMVVFDTMNLTSFVFKKFYDMKKE, from the coding sequence ATGTCGTCTCCGGTGAAGAATATTGCCCTAAAGTACTTGGATTCTATAAATGATATCAATGATGACATCTCATTAAGAAGTCCCTCAAAAGTTCCTTTACAGCCTTCCCTCCGCCAAAACACAAAACCtaccttcaacaagtctttccctgaagaagatttggatAAGTTGGCTAGACAACTCGATGTGGATCCCGTGTCAACTCCTACCAAGAATGCCTTGTTTAGAACCAAATATCAAACTCCCTCAGTGACTGTATCGTCATTTAAAACCCCTACCACCAAGTCGTCCACATCGTCAAGCAAATCCGGCTCACCCATCAAAAGACATCTTGCTGCTTTCGAAACCCCAATCAAACGCTCTACCGAAATTCCCGCTTTGAAAACGGACATGACTttgtcttccaaagataaaCCATACTTATCATCACCTGGTAATAGTACCTCCACCGACTCTCCAGGATATGAATACTTGTGCAGAATTGAAGCAATTAAGAACTGGCTTCAGCAAGTGATGGGCGAGCCAATTGATAAGTCAGCGGCTGAAATGATTTCTGATATTAGGAATGGTATAGTGTTGGCTAAGTTGGCTAATGTTATATTGCCAACCAGAAAGTCAGTCTTTACTAACCCCAAATTGCAATTCAGACACACCGAAAACATCAAcagattcttcaagttgatggacTTTTTGAGCGTTCCTGATATCTTCACATTTGAATTAACCGACTTGTACGATGCTAAAAATGTTCCCAAAGTATGGTTCTGTCTCCATGCCATGTCTTATATGTTGCACAAATACAACCCCGAATTCCCCCAAATCAAAAGCTTGGTGGGTAGGTGTGAGTTCTGTCCGGAAGATATAAGAACCGCTAATAGAGCCTTGGTGGGGGCTGGTTTACCAAACTTCTCCAGTGCTGATAACAACAACGATTCCACATTTGACAGTATATACATGAACAGAGTGATCAACAATTCGCCTACCAAGCTCAATGTTTCAAGCACCTTTTCAAGACCTTCCGATACCTTATCTTCTCCCAAAAAGTCTGACAAATTCTCCGATGATCCATTCAATGATAAGACTTCCTTCAGACAACCTCGTACACCAGACAGAAGCTCACCTGCCTCTGCAAGAGATGAGTTCTATACCCCTAAGTCACATTCAATCAGAGAGCTGATGTCCGATGACGTTGACTATAAAGACAGTAGGTACTATACTCCTGAGATTGATGATCACCTCATCAATATTGTCAAGCTCCAAGCCTTGTCTAGAGGAGCTACTTTCCGTTATAGGATGTTTGTGAGCAAGATTATGTTAAGATCGtatgttgatgaattcacccacttcaactccattaTCAGAGGTAATATGGCCAGAATGAGAACCATTCATAGACACAGAGACGAAGTTTTATTATTCAAACATCAAATCATCGACTTCCAAGCAATATCCAGATCTAAGTTGCTAAGGTCTAAGCTCACCTATGACTTCAATCAACATACAGATAATGTTGTCAGATTCCAAAGTATCGTCCGTGGTTCTATTGTTAGACAACACGTAAAGTCTATCAAGTATAACATTTCAATGGCTGAGCCTTCTATCATTGAATTGCAGGCTCAGCTGAAGATGTTGCTTGTTTATCCAAAGGTCATGACTGTATTGGAACAAAAAGCATTGATTGAGCCTTCAGTTGTGGATTTCCAGTCTGTTGCAAGAAGACTTTTGTACCAAAGAGGCAAAATTGTCGATTTGATCTCAAACCTAAAAGACTGTGGTGGATTAATCAATTTCCAGGCTGTTATTCGTGCTAAAAACTTAAGGAACGACTTTTACGGTAGAATTTATGTGTTGCAAAAAGTCGAGAGCAAGCTCACTCAGCTTCAAAGCGTTGCGAGAGGTGGTACAGTCCGAACTAAGTTGTGTAATAATGTTTTGATTACATTGATGCACGAAGATGTTCAAATGAATAGCCTTTTTGCTAAAGCAAGAGGAAATATGACTAGAAGGTCCATCGGGTACACAAACGCTTACTTGCACCATtacgaagatgaagttgttgaattACAATCCAGGTTCAGAGGTCTTTTCATGAGATTCAAAAGAGATGTCGTGTTGGAAGATTGTTACAATAATATTGGAGATATAATTGCTTTGCAATCTATTATCAGAGGTAATGTCATAAGAAAAGAAATGAACTCGATTGATTCATACTATGTCAAAAACATGGCACTGGTGATCAAGGTCCAATCACATATCAAGAGCAATTTTGCTAAAAGAGCTTATCAATCTTTGATCACCATGAGAAATCCTCCGCTATCCATTATAAGACGTTTTGCTTATTTATTGAGCGATAATGATACGGATTTTGAACAGGAACTAGAATTGGCTGAGTTGAAAGATAGAATTATTGAAAGATCTAAGGCTAATGAAGAGTTAGAAACTTTAATTGAGAACTTGGATATCAAGCTAGGTCTTTTGGATAAGAACAAAATCTCCATAGAAGACTTCATAAAGAATAAGTTCAACCATTTTAAAGATATAGATGAAGATGTCaatatcaaaaacttggagaagttgaacaaatcttcaagagaaagaaTTGAATGCTACCAAACGTTGTTCTACTTCCTCCAAACTAAACCAATCTACTTTGTCAGACTCCACGAAAGTATGGAATTAAGTATCAAAGAAACGAaggagttcaagaacttaCAGAAATTTATTGTGTTGATGTATCCCATTAAGGATTCATCTATCTCTCACCACTCAAGAGAAGAGTTCTTTTTTATGAAGCTTATCTTGTCACTTATGGAAAGCGACATGAAAACTCATTGTTCCAACTTGActgatatcaccaagtccaGCTGCTGCTTCTGGATAGACTACTTTGTACACTTCAACAGCCACACTTACCAAAGATTGCACTTGAAGACAATGTTAGGCAAAACGGTTATGTCGGTCATTGATAACGACGACCTTGATTTCGAATCTGATCCTTCTGTTATCAATGCTAGTCTCATTGATAGGGATATGAGAATTAACGGTTTCAGTGATCGGGACGTGGATGCGTCTCCTCAAATTGCAATCAAGGACCCCGAAGTTTCAAACAAGTTCGTTGAAAACTTAATGAACTTGAGAGAATATATTACCTCCACATTGAATATATTAGAAGCTATAGTGGACAAGATTCCTCTTCATATCAGGGTTGTATGCTCTCAAGCTTATAAGTTATCCAAGTTAACTTATCCAGACAGATCGGAAATGCAACACTTAGCTGTTGCTGGTGTAATATTCATCAAGCATTATATCCAAAACATTTTCCAGAACCCTGAAAACTTTGGTTTCTTGGCCAATAATTCCTACAATCCTGGCATATTGAAAGTTAAGTGTAAAGCTAACTTGAAGGCATTGGGTAGAGTTATGATGCAAGCATTTGCTTTGAAGCCATTCAGTGACAACTTTCTCAAACCATTGAATGAATATCTCCAGAGTTCCGTGGATCTCACCAGGTCTATTATTGTCAGGTTGATCAACGTCGATGATCTCGAAACCTCGTACAACCTAACTGATTATGACGATATTGTCACCCATGATAGGCCCAAGTTGACTATGAAGGTCACAGACATGGCTCAAATTGAAAAGATAATCCAGAACAACATCGACATGGTTGCACCAAGTTCAGACGACCAATTGTACTCGGTTGCAACTCAACTAAACCAAGCTGTTAACACGGCTAAGGATTTGGTGGCATTAACTGAGTTGGGAAGTTTaaccttgaacttgaacccAACGACCAAAGAAGAGTCAATCGCTGATACAAAAGGAAACGCACTTTTCACCCAAGTCAAACGATCTGTTTTATACATCATCAGAGTCCAAGAGGGTGATGAGTTGTTAGAATTATTAGTGGCTGGAATCACTCCCGATCATGAACGCAACTTTAAAGAGATCACTCATGGTGAACGACAAGTGTCTCAGGAAGCGAACTCTggtcaaaagaagaaggcttATCACAAGACTTCGTTGGGggatttgaccaagatCACTTACcatgacttgaagaaaaatgCATTGGAAACTATTCTACAATTAGAATTCATGGGATTAGTTCACAGAAATAATTCCTACCAAGAAATCTTGAACCAAATCGCCGTTGATATAAAAACAAAACATCTGCAAAGAATCTCCAGAAAGTCTCAATTAGAGATTGCAATAAAGACCcaagaaaagttgatagaGAAGGAGCGGGTATTGAACAGACAACATCGTGATTATAACAACCATGTGGAGAGTATATTATCACAGTTGCAGCTGAGGCCAaaagacaagaagttgttcaatATCATTCCAATTTTCAGCAAACAATACTTCTATCATCGGGAATTAAAAAAGTCTAATAGATTACCCAAATTCGGATCTTACAAGTATTCTGCCAGAAAATTGATAGAGCAAAAGGTAATCTTGGACTTTGCGGGTGCGTTAAGTGCCAGATATAACACTTCCTCCAAATTGGACTTTATGTTTAGTTGCCATCGTGTTGGTATATTCACCATTGAAGCAGCTTCAGGTTCTGTCAGCATACCTGGTGCCTTCGCTTCGATAACCTTAGACGAGTTATTGAACCTTCAATATGAAAGTAAAGACAAGTATGAGGTATTTGACGGAATGGTTGTCTTCGACacaatgaacttgacatcATTCGTATTCAAGAAATTTTACGACATGAAAAAAGAGTAG
- a CDS encoding uncharacterized protein (EggNog:ENOG503P4II; COG:S), with protein MDPGQNHQKLQLTKQELRFIYNQVLNHVLAKLDLHLPTPNNDPMKNKVTNLLHDYLKEVFEMAKHAMVVDGLDMSTRGAASISDVLSLKPKEKTEPFDFELNSKLREILQSVEQETIEVTQLRKKIPQKIDAKYSNVVQDVDQKVSEFLDRLNTIEPEIDIDKSSDDIEDILPRISEIIQDYETHLIQMNELKDTIPKQTAEVEKLSELVQFLEEQYNNEP; from the coding sequence ATGGATCCCGGACAGAATCACCAGAAGCTCCAATTGACCAAACAGGAATTACGTTTTATATACAACCAGGTGCTCAACCACGTGCTAGCCAAGCTCGATCTTCATCTCCCTACACCCAATAATGATCCTATGAAAAACAAAGTCACCAACCTTCTTCACGATTACTTGAAAGAGGTATTTGAAATGGCCAAGCACGCCATGGTGGTGGATGGACTCGATATGTCAACCAGAGGTGCAGCATCAATAAGCGACGTGTTGTCGTTGaaacccaaagaaaaaaCCGAACCGTTTGACTTTGAACTAAACTCAAAACTAAGAGAAATCCTTCAAAGTGTCGAGCAAGAAACCATAGAAGTTACTCAGCTACGTAAAAAGATCCCTCAAAAAATTGACGCAAAGTACTCGAACGTCGTCCAAGACGTTGACCAGAAAGTTTCCGAGTTCCTCGATCGCTTGAATACTATTGAGCCCGAGATTGACATTGACAAAAGTAGTGACgatattgaagatataCTTCCTCGTATCAGCGAAATTATTCAAGATTACGAGACACATTTAATCCAGatgaatgagttgaaggacaCCATCCCCAAGCAGACGgcagaagttgaaaagctCTCGGAATTGGTTCAATTCTTGGAAGAACAGTACAATAATGAACCTTGA
- the CRN1 gene encoding Coronin-like protein crn1 (BUSCO:EOG092627F1; EggNog:ENOG503NUSH; COG:Z), with protein sequence MSGRFVRASKYRHVFGQAAKKELCYENLKVTKNAWDSDIIKSNGKYISLNWDSSGGGAFAVIPVEEVGKAPDTVSLFRGHKGPVLDTAFNPFNDQQIISCSDDAKILVWEIPQDYSFHKYVDANDKIKDITEPKKVLSGHTRKVGKVQFHPCAENVVASSSLDYSVKIWNLETGKDEITLQHKDLVTSFAFNYNGTLLATSSRDKKLRIWDIRAGKIISEGPGHNGAKPSRIAWLGNTDRIVTTGFSRLSDRQVGVWDVNAIDKGPIDGFLVIDQSSGVLIPVFDESTSILYVAGKGDGNIRYYEYENDYLHDLSQFASTDPQRGFSAAPKKSVNVKENEILRAFKTVNDHSIEPLSFTVPRKSELFQTDIYPDCPSGKPSLSAEEFFSGKEFNGPVLMSMEALYEGTEPSFHESKPSVNVSVAKEKAKEVEAEEKAKAKAESEAIPKKTTLDKFEETELSTPGSKSIDDTLKSSSEVNSLLHRVNDSSDIDEEVESGVKDEEWEEVKKPDELPDSVKLVGDDKSEPSSTVTPTPSLKTVVESEPVSKIATTTSEPSVEKPIEKPAEKPFEKPVEKPVDVKSPVPEPEPKEPTKTESKAPTLKATIERFASIVENLEQQVSKLTAAGLEKDERLLGLEKKIEELLKK encoded by the exons atgAG TGGAAGATTCGTCAGAGCTTCCAAGTACCGTCATGTGTTTGGGCAAGCTGCTAAAAAAGAGCTCTGCTACGAGAATTTGAAAGTAACCAAAAATGCCTGGGATTCAGACATTATTAAGTCCAATGGAAAGTATATTTCGTTGAACTGGGACTCTTCTGGAGGAGGAGCTTTTGCTGTTATTCCAGTGGAAGAAGTGGGCAAGGCTCCCGATACTGTTTCCTTGTTTAGGGGCCACAAGGGTCCAGTTTTAGATACCGCATTCAACCCTTTCAACGATCAACAAATCATCAGTTGTTCGGATGATGCAAAAATCTTGGTATGGGAAATCCCGCAAGACTATTCGTTCCATAAGTATGTGGATGCCAAtgacaaaatcaaagatatAACCGAACCAAAGAAGGTATTATCTGGACACACCAGAAAAGTAGGTAAGGTTCAGTTCCACCCTTGTGCTGAAAACGTCGttgcttcttcatcgttgGACTATTCGGTCAAGATCTggaacttggaaaccgGAAAAGATGAAATTACTTTGCAGCACAAGGATTTGGTTACCTCTTTTGCTTTTAACTATAATGGTACATTATTGGCTACAAGCTCAAGAGACAAGAAATTGCGAATCTGGGACATTAGAGCAGGAAAGATCATCTCAGAAGGCCCAGGACATAATGGAGCTAAACCCTCAAGAATTGCTTGGTTGGGAAATACCGATAGAATTGTCACTACTGGGTTTTCAAGGTTGTCAGACCGtcaagttggtgtttgggATGTCAATGCTATCGACAAAGGACCAATTGATGGGTTCTTGGTTATTGACCAATCTTCTGGTGTATTGATTCCAGTTTTTGATGAATCTACATCAATTTTATATGTTGCTGGTAAGGGTGATGGTAATATTCGCTATTATGAATATGAAAATGACTATTTACACGATTTGTCCCAGTTTGCCTCTACCGATCCTCAGAGAGGGTTCTCTGCGGCTCCAAAGAAGTCTGTTAATGTTAAAGAGAATGAAATTTTAAGGGCATTTAAAACCGTCAATGATCATTCTATTGAACCATTGTCTTTTACTGTTCCAAGAAAGTCAGAATTATTCCAAACTGATATTTACCCAGACTGTCCATCAGGAAAGCCTTCATTATCAGCTGAGGAATTCTTTAGTGGAAAAGAGTTCAATGGACCGGTTTTAATGAGCATGGAAGCTTTGTACGAAGGAACCGAACCTTCTTTCCACGAATCAAAGCCTTCTGTGAATGTTAGTgttgccaaagaaaaagctaaagaagttgaagccGAGGAGAAGGCCAAAGCTAAAGCTGAAAGTGAAGCCATCCCTAAAAAGACCACCTTGGacaaatttgaagagacTGAATTATCCACTCCCGGATCTAAGTCTATCGATGATActttgaagtcttcaagCGAAGTGAACAGTTTATTACACAGAGTCAACGATTCTAGTGATATTGATGAGGAAGTTGAAAGTGGAGTAAAGGACGAGGAATGggaagaagtcaagaaacCTGACGAGTTACCCGACTCTGTGAAGTTGGTGGGCGATGATAAGAGTGAGCCTTCTTCTACCGTTACTCCGACACcttctttgaagactgTTGTTGAATCAGAACCTGTTTCAAAGATAGCAACTACAACATCAGAGCCAAGTGTAGAGAAACCAATTGAGAAACCAGCTGAAAAGCCATTTGAAAAGCCTGTTGAAAAGCCTGTTGACGTCAAAAGTCCTGTTCCAGAACCTGAACCAAAGGAGCCCACAAAGACTGAGAGCAAAGCCCCAACCTTGAAAGCTACAATTGAAAGGTTTGCTtctattgttgaaaatttgGAACAACAAGTTAGCAAGTTGACAGCAGCTGGTCTCGAAAAGGATGAAAGATTGTTGGGATtagagaagaaaattgaagaattaCTCAAGAAATAG